The following coding sequences lie in one Palaemon carinicauda isolate YSFRI2023 chromosome 7, ASM3689809v2, whole genome shotgun sequence genomic window:
- the LOC137644030 gene encoding uncharacterized protein isoform X1, with product MATRQPFSSQSTLYILLDYTDEEKNNEIQIIHKALEDTIVIGGAVVGATRIPGVGMGLLGPPFLRLLKLSSVRNNLPSVLSSLSRVFEELTPTPQGTEINMEAGFALDAIVAEAGGFSPALNHPLQLLVLTWRPVPLMMETFTSVLTLSHSKYLRAVHVVGITSVLHPDSEDVMPPGDAAGGVWITGGTYTADPYTFTALFKSWLSESKGTEPHARLIFPSSPEEVEEEPLTLLLDMQEIMIDPLSLPSVVASRLTVHKNLYRTVSSTQGSSIPIAEMEVIKRINVSSLATALIGPSAYLLATGATSLSFDKIWDNKQYVASLSQKLEKMDEALLTKVVAPPGNVAPLVVILPAPHCSALSMIHLVPCELMLVERYLDERNSQLVLPEKVINDVEQKLSELDVSELKLEDHSTNLVSSLVHHFTKPSRGGTARIPPTNISTVNRAAGRGCLQARGQQRGGRVTPTRQIHPAFATPNAAAAKNAGCYKDRGNLGQRALQAFNMNRGGPGF from the exons GCATTAGAGGACACGATTGTCATCGGTGGTGCGGTCGTTGGAGCAACTCGCATTCCAGGCGTCGGGATGGGGTTGCTGGGGCCTCCCTTCTTGCGGCTCTTGAAACTCAGTTCTGTAAGGAACAATTTGCCATCAGTTCTTTCTTCTCTGAGTCGCGTCTTTGAGGAATTAACGCCGACACCACA GGGGACAGAGATAAACATGGAGGCTGGCTTTGCACTGGATGCCATTGTAGCAGAGGCAGGCGGGTTCAGTCCTGCGCTGAATCATCCTCTTCAG CTGCTCGTCCTGACTTGGCGTCCTGTCCCTCTCATGATGGAAACTTTTACATCAGTACTCACGCTCTCGCATTCCAAATACCTTCGGGCCGTTCAT GTTGTCGGGATTACGTCCGTATTACATCCTGACTCAGAGGATGTCATGCCTCCAGGCGATGCTGCTGGAGGAGTGTGGATTACTGGGGGAACCTATACTGCTGATCCATACACCTTCACTGCACTTTTCAAG TCTTGGCTTAGCGAGAGCAAAGGAACAGAGCCACACGCGCGGCTCATTTTTCCTTCTTCTCCTGAAGAAGTGGAAGAAGAACCATTGACCC TGCTACTTGACATGCAAGAAATAATGATCGACCCATTGTCGCTTCCAAGCGTTGTTGCATCTCGACTCACTGTTCACAAAAACCTTTATAGAACAGTTTCTTCAACACAAG GCAGCAGCATTCCTATAGCCGAAATGGAGGTCATCAAAAGGATCAACGTATCAAGTCTTGCTACAGCCCTCATAGGACCTTCTGCATACCTGTTAGCGACCGGTGCCACCTCGCTCTCCTTTGACAAGATATGGGACAATAAACAG TACGTCGCAAGCCTTTCACAAAAATTAGAGAAGATGGACGAAGCCCTACTTACAAAGGTTGTAGCACCACCAGGTAACGTAGCTCCACTGGTGGTAATTTTGCCAGCGCCTCACTGCTCAG CTCTTTCAATGATCCATTTGGTACCATGTGAATTGATGTTGGTCGAGCGATATTTAGATGAAAGGAACAGCCAGCTTGTTCTCCCAGAAAAG GTGATAAACGACGTTGAACAGAAATTATCAGAATTAGATGTATCAGAACTTAAGCTAGAAGATCACTCGACAAATCTGGTTTCTTCTCTGGTTCATCATTTCACAAAGCCATCAAGG GGTGGTACAGCTCGCATTCCACCAACAAACATCTCGACTGTCAACCGTGCCGCTGGAAGGGGATGCTTACAAGCTCGAGGGCAGCAGCGTGGTGGTAGAGTCACACCTACCCGCCAGATACACCCAGCTTTTGCGACCCCTAATGCAGCAGCCGCCAAGAATGCAGGATGTTACAAGGACAGAGGGAATTTGGGCCAACGGGCACTTCAGGCATTTAATATGAACAGAGGGGGTCCTGGATTTTAA
- the LOC137644030 gene encoding uncharacterized protein isoform X4, whose protein sequence is MATRQPFSSQSTLYILLDYTDEEKNNEIQIIHKALEDTIVIGGAVVGATRIPGVGMGLLGPPFLRLLKLSSVRNNLPSVLSSLSRVFEELTPTPQGTEINMEAGFALDAIVAEAGGFSPALNHPLQLLVLTWRPVPLMMETFTSVLTLSHSKYLRAVHVVGITSVLHPDSEDVMPPGDAAGGVWITGGTYTADPYTFTALFKSWLSESKGTEPHARLIFPSSPEEVEEEPLTLLLDMQEIMIDPLSLPSVVASRLTVHKNLYRTVSSTQGSSIPIAEMEVIKRINVSSLATALIGPSAYLLATGATSLSFDKIWDNKQVINDVEQKLSELDVSELKLEDHSTNLVSSLVHHFTKPSRGGTARIPPTNISTVNRAAGRGCLQARGQQRGGRVTPTRQIHPAFATPNAAAAKNAGCYKDRGNLGQRALQAFNMNRGGPGF, encoded by the exons GCATTAGAGGACACGATTGTCATCGGTGGTGCGGTCGTTGGAGCAACTCGCATTCCAGGCGTCGGGATGGGGTTGCTGGGGCCTCCCTTCTTGCGGCTCTTGAAACTCAGTTCTGTAAGGAACAATTTGCCATCAGTTCTTTCTTCTCTGAGTCGCGTCTTTGAGGAATTAACGCCGACACCACA GGGGACAGAGATAAACATGGAGGCTGGCTTTGCACTGGATGCCATTGTAGCAGAGGCAGGCGGGTTCAGTCCTGCGCTGAATCATCCTCTTCAG CTGCTCGTCCTGACTTGGCGTCCTGTCCCTCTCATGATGGAAACTTTTACATCAGTACTCACGCTCTCGCATTCCAAATACCTTCGGGCCGTTCAT GTTGTCGGGATTACGTCCGTATTACATCCTGACTCAGAGGATGTCATGCCTCCAGGCGATGCTGCTGGAGGAGTGTGGATTACTGGGGGAACCTATACTGCTGATCCATACACCTTCACTGCACTTTTCAAG TCTTGGCTTAGCGAGAGCAAAGGAACAGAGCCACACGCGCGGCTCATTTTTCCTTCTTCTCCTGAAGAAGTGGAAGAAGAACCATTGACCC TGCTACTTGACATGCAAGAAATAATGATCGACCCATTGTCGCTTCCAAGCGTTGTTGCATCTCGACTCACTGTTCACAAAAACCTTTATAGAACAGTTTCTTCAACACAAG GCAGCAGCATTCCTATAGCCGAAATGGAGGTCATCAAAAGGATCAACGTATCAAGTCTTGCTACAGCCCTCATAGGACCTTCTGCATACCTGTTAGCGACCGGTGCCACCTCGCTCTCCTTTGACAAGATATGGGACAATAAACAG GTGATAAACGACGTTGAACAGAAATTATCAGAATTAGATGTATCAGAACTTAAGCTAGAAGATCACTCGACAAATCTGGTTTCTTCTCTGGTTCATCATTTCACAAAGCCATCAAGG GGTGGTACAGCTCGCATTCCACCAACAAACATCTCGACTGTCAACCGTGCCGCTGGAAGGGGATGCTTACAAGCTCGAGGGCAGCAGCGTGGTGGTAGAGTCACACCTACCCGCCAGATACACCCAGCTTTTGCGACCCCTAATGCAGCAGCCGCCAAGAATGCAGGATGTTACAAGGACAGAGGGAATTTGGGCCAACGGGCACTTCAGGCATTTAATATGAACAGAGGGGGTCCTGGATTTTAA
- the LOC137644030 gene encoding uncharacterized protein isoform X6, whose translation MATRQPFSSQSTLYILLDYTDEEKNNEIQIIHKALEDTIVIGGAVVGATRIPGVGMGLLGPPFLRLLKLSSVRNNLPSVLSSLSRVFEELTPTPQGTEINMEAGFALDAIVAEAGGFSPALNHPLQLLVLTWRPVPLMMETFTSVLTLSHSKYLRAVHVVGITSVLHPDSEDVMPPGDAAGGVWITGGTYTADPYTFTALFKSWLSESKGTEPHARLIFPSSPEEVEEEPLTLLLDMQEIMIDPLSLPSVVASRLTVHKNLYRTVSSTQGSSIPIAEMEVIKRINVSSLATALIGPSAYLLATGATSLSFDKIWDNKQGGTARIPPTNISTVNRAAGRGCLQARGQQRGGRVTPTRQIHPAFATPNAAAAKNAGCYKDRGNLGQRALQAFNMNRGGPGF comes from the exons GCATTAGAGGACACGATTGTCATCGGTGGTGCGGTCGTTGGAGCAACTCGCATTCCAGGCGTCGGGATGGGGTTGCTGGGGCCTCCCTTCTTGCGGCTCTTGAAACTCAGTTCTGTAAGGAACAATTTGCCATCAGTTCTTTCTTCTCTGAGTCGCGTCTTTGAGGAATTAACGCCGACACCACA GGGGACAGAGATAAACATGGAGGCTGGCTTTGCACTGGATGCCATTGTAGCAGAGGCAGGCGGGTTCAGTCCTGCGCTGAATCATCCTCTTCAG CTGCTCGTCCTGACTTGGCGTCCTGTCCCTCTCATGATGGAAACTTTTACATCAGTACTCACGCTCTCGCATTCCAAATACCTTCGGGCCGTTCAT GTTGTCGGGATTACGTCCGTATTACATCCTGACTCAGAGGATGTCATGCCTCCAGGCGATGCTGCTGGAGGAGTGTGGATTACTGGGGGAACCTATACTGCTGATCCATACACCTTCACTGCACTTTTCAAG TCTTGGCTTAGCGAGAGCAAAGGAACAGAGCCACACGCGCGGCTCATTTTTCCTTCTTCTCCTGAAGAAGTGGAAGAAGAACCATTGACCC TGCTACTTGACATGCAAGAAATAATGATCGACCCATTGTCGCTTCCAAGCGTTGTTGCATCTCGACTCACTGTTCACAAAAACCTTTATAGAACAGTTTCTTCAACACAAG GCAGCAGCATTCCTATAGCCGAAATGGAGGTCATCAAAAGGATCAACGTATCAAGTCTTGCTACAGCCCTCATAGGACCTTCTGCATACCTGTTAGCGACCGGTGCCACCTCGCTCTCCTTTGACAAGATATGGGACAATAAACAG GGTGGTACAGCTCGCATTCCACCAACAAACATCTCGACTGTCAACCGTGCCGCTGGAAGGGGATGCTTACAAGCTCGAGGGCAGCAGCGTGGTGGTAGAGTCACACCTACCCGCCAGATACACCCAGCTTTTGCGACCCCTAATGCAGCAGCCGCCAAGAATGCAGGATGTTACAAGGACAGAGGGAATTTGGGCCAACGGGCACTTCAGGCATTTAATATGAACAGAGGGGGTCCTGGATTTTAA
- the LOC137644030 gene encoding uncharacterized protein isoform X2, with protein sequence MATRQPFSSQSTLYILLDYTDEEKNNEIQIIHKALEDTIVIGGAVVGATRIPGVGMGLLGPPFLRLLKLSSVRNNLPSVLSSLSRVFEELTPTPQGTEINMEAGFALDAIVAEAGGFSPALNHPLQLLVLTWRPVPLMMETFTSVLTLSHSKYLRAVHVVGITSVLHPDSEDVMPPGDAAGGVWITGGTYTADPYTFTALFKSWLSESKGTEPHARLIFPSSPEEVEEEPLTLLLDMQEIMIDPLSLPSVVASRLTVHKNLYRTVSSTQGSSIPIAEMEVIKRINVSSLATALIGPSAYLLATGATSLSFDKIWDNKQYVASLSQKLEKMDEALLTKVVAPPALSMIHLVPCELMLVERYLDERNSQLVLPEKVINDVEQKLSELDVSELKLEDHSTNLVSSLVHHFTKPSRGGTARIPPTNISTVNRAAGRGCLQARGQQRGGRVTPTRQIHPAFATPNAAAAKNAGCYKDRGNLGQRALQAFNMNRGGPGF encoded by the exons GCATTAGAGGACACGATTGTCATCGGTGGTGCGGTCGTTGGAGCAACTCGCATTCCAGGCGTCGGGATGGGGTTGCTGGGGCCTCCCTTCTTGCGGCTCTTGAAACTCAGTTCTGTAAGGAACAATTTGCCATCAGTTCTTTCTTCTCTGAGTCGCGTCTTTGAGGAATTAACGCCGACACCACA GGGGACAGAGATAAACATGGAGGCTGGCTTTGCACTGGATGCCATTGTAGCAGAGGCAGGCGGGTTCAGTCCTGCGCTGAATCATCCTCTTCAG CTGCTCGTCCTGACTTGGCGTCCTGTCCCTCTCATGATGGAAACTTTTACATCAGTACTCACGCTCTCGCATTCCAAATACCTTCGGGCCGTTCAT GTTGTCGGGATTACGTCCGTATTACATCCTGACTCAGAGGATGTCATGCCTCCAGGCGATGCTGCTGGAGGAGTGTGGATTACTGGGGGAACCTATACTGCTGATCCATACACCTTCACTGCACTTTTCAAG TCTTGGCTTAGCGAGAGCAAAGGAACAGAGCCACACGCGCGGCTCATTTTTCCTTCTTCTCCTGAAGAAGTGGAAGAAGAACCATTGACCC TGCTACTTGACATGCAAGAAATAATGATCGACCCATTGTCGCTTCCAAGCGTTGTTGCATCTCGACTCACTGTTCACAAAAACCTTTATAGAACAGTTTCTTCAACACAAG GCAGCAGCATTCCTATAGCCGAAATGGAGGTCATCAAAAGGATCAACGTATCAAGTCTTGCTACAGCCCTCATAGGACCTTCTGCATACCTGTTAGCGACCGGTGCCACCTCGCTCTCCTTTGACAAGATATGGGACAATAAACAG TACGTCGCAAGCCTTTCACAAAAATTAGAGAAGATGGACGAAGCCCTACTTACAAAGGTTGTAGCACCACCAG CTCTTTCAATGATCCATTTGGTACCATGTGAATTGATGTTGGTCGAGCGATATTTAGATGAAAGGAACAGCCAGCTTGTTCTCCCAGAAAAG GTGATAAACGACGTTGAACAGAAATTATCAGAATTAGATGTATCAGAACTTAAGCTAGAAGATCACTCGACAAATCTGGTTTCTTCTCTGGTTCATCATTTCACAAAGCCATCAAGG GGTGGTACAGCTCGCATTCCACCAACAAACATCTCGACTGTCAACCGTGCCGCTGGAAGGGGATGCTTACAAGCTCGAGGGCAGCAGCGTGGTGGTAGAGTCACACCTACCCGCCAGATACACCCAGCTTTTGCGACCCCTAATGCAGCAGCCGCCAAGAATGCAGGATGTTACAAGGACAGAGGGAATTTGGGCCAACGGGCACTTCAGGCATTTAATATGAACAGAGGGGGTCCTGGATTTTAA
- the LOC137644030 gene encoding uncharacterized protein isoform X3 encodes MGLLGPPFLRLLKLSSVRNNLPSVLSSLSRVFEELTPTPQGTEINMEAGFALDAIVAEAGGFSPALNHPLQLLVLTWRPVPLMMETFTSVLTLSHSKYLRAVHVVGITSVLHPDSEDVMPPGDAAGGVWITGGTYTADPYTFTALFKSWLSESKGTEPHARLIFPSSPEEVEEEPLTLLLDMQEIMIDPLSLPSVVASRLTVHKNLYRTVSSTQGSSIPIAEMEVIKRINVSSLATALIGPSAYLLATGATSLSFDKIWDNKQYVASLSQKLEKMDEALLTKVVAPPGNVAPLVVILPAPHCSALSMIHLVPCELMLVERYLDERNSQLVLPEKVINDVEQKLSELDVSELKLEDHSTNLVSSLVHHFTKPSRGGTARIPPTNISTVNRAAGRGCLQARGQQRGGRVTPTRQIHPAFATPNAAAAKNAGCYKDRGNLGQRALQAFNMNRGGPGF; translated from the exons ATGGGGTTGCTGGGGCCTCCCTTCTTGCGGCTCTTGAAACTCAGTTCTGTAAGGAACAATTTGCCATCAGTTCTTTCTTCTCTGAGTCGCGTCTTTGAGGAATTAACGCCGACACCACA GGGGACAGAGATAAACATGGAGGCTGGCTTTGCACTGGATGCCATTGTAGCAGAGGCAGGCGGGTTCAGTCCTGCGCTGAATCATCCTCTTCAG CTGCTCGTCCTGACTTGGCGTCCTGTCCCTCTCATGATGGAAACTTTTACATCAGTACTCACGCTCTCGCATTCCAAATACCTTCGGGCCGTTCAT GTTGTCGGGATTACGTCCGTATTACATCCTGACTCAGAGGATGTCATGCCTCCAGGCGATGCTGCTGGAGGAGTGTGGATTACTGGGGGAACCTATACTGCTGATCCATACACCTTCACTGCACTTTTCAAG TCTTGGCTTAGCGAGAGCAAAGGAACAGAGCCACACGCGCGGCTCATTTTTCCTTCTTCTCCTGAAGAAGTGGAAGAAGAACCATTGACCC TGCTACTTGACATGCAAGAAATAATGATCGACCCATTGTCGCTTCCAAGCGTTGTTGCATCTCGACTCACTGTTCACAAAAACCTTTATAGAACAGTTTCTTCAACACAAG GCAGCAGCATTCCTATAGCCGAAATGGAGGTCATCAAAAGGATCAACGTATCAAGTCTTGCTACAGCCCTCATAGGACCTTCTGCATACCTGTTAGCGACCGGTGCCACCTCGCTCTCCTTTGACAAGATATGGGACAATAAACAG TACGTCGCAAGCCTTTCACAAAAATTAGAGAAGATGGACGAAGCCCTACTTACAAAGGTTGTAGCACCACCAGGTAACGTAGCTCCACTGGTGGTAATTTTGCCAGCGCCTCACTGCTCAG CTCTTTCAATGATCCATTTGGTACCATGTGAATTGATGTTGGTCGAGCGATATTTAGATGAAAGGAACAGCCAGCTTGTTCTCCCAGAAAAG GTGATAAACGACGTTGAACAGAAATTATCAGAATTAGATGTATCAGAACTTAAGCTAGAAGATCACTCGACAAATCTGGTTTCTTCTCTGGTTCATCATTTCACAAAGCCATCAAGG GGTGGTACAGCTCGCATTCCACCAACAAACATCTCGACTGTCAACCGTGCCGCTGGAAGGGGATGCTTACAAGCTCGAGGGCAGCAGCGTGGTGGTAGAGTCACACCTACCCGCCAGATACACCCAGCTTTTGCGACCCCTAATGCAGCAGCCGCCAAGAATGCAGGATGTTACAAGGACAGAGGGAATTTGGGCCAACGGGCACTTCAGGCATTTAATATGAACAGAGGGGGTCCTGGATTTTAA
- the LOC137644030 gene encoding uncharacterized protein isoform X5: protein MKRRIMRYRLFIRGTEINMEAGFALDAIVAEAGGFSPALNHPLQLLVLTWRPVPLMMETFTSVLTLSHSKYLRAVHVVGITSVLHPDSEDVMPPGDAAGGVWITGGTYTADPYTFTALFKSWLSESKGTEPHARLIFPSSPEEVEEEPLTLLLDMQEIMIDPLSLPSVVASRLTVHKNLYRTVSSTQGSSIPIAEMEVIKRINVSSLATALIGPSAYLLATGATSLSFDKIWDNKQYVASLSQKLEKMDEALLTKVVAPPGNVAPLVVILPAPHCSALSMIHLVPCELMLVERYLDERNSQLVLPEKVINDVEQKLSELDVSELKLEDHSTNLVSSLVHHFTKPSRGGTARIPPTNISTVNRAAGRGCLQARGQQRGGRVTPTRQIHPAFATPNAAAAKNAGCYKDRGNLGQRALQAFNMNRGGPGF from the exons GGGGACAGAGATAAACATGGAGGCTGGCTTTGCACTGGATGCCATTGTAGCAGAGGCAGGCGGGTTCAGTCCTGCGCTGAATCATCCTCTTCAG CTGCTCGTCCTGACTTGGCGTCCTGTCCCTCTCATGATGGAAACTTTTACATCAGTACTCACGCTCTCGCATTCCAAATACCTTCGGGCCGTTCAT GTTGTCGGGATTACGTCCGTATTACATCCTGACTCAGAGGATGTCATGCCTCCAGGCGATGCTGCTGGAGGAGTGTGGATTACTGGGGGAACCTATACTGCTGATCCATACACCTTCACTGCACTTTTCAAG TCTTGGCTTAGCGAGAGCAAAGGAACAGAGCCACACGCGCGGCTCATTTTTCCTTCTTCTCCTGAAGAAGTGGAAGAAGAACCATTGACCC TGCTACTTGACATGCAAGAAATAATGATCGACCCATTGTCGCTTCCAAGCGTTGTTGCATCTCGACTCACTGTTCACAAAAACCTTTATAGAACAGTTTCTTCAACACAAG GCAGCAGCATTCCTATAGCCGAAATGGAGGTCATCAAAAGGATCAACGTATCAAGTCTTGCTACAGCCCTCATAGGACCTTCTGCATACCTGTTAGCGACCGGTGCCACCTCGCTCTCCTTTGACAAGATATGGGACAATAAACAG TACGTCGCAAGCCTTTCACAAAAATTAGAGAAGATGGACGAAGCCCTACTTACAAAGGTTGTAGCACCACCAGGTAACGTAGCTCCACTGGTGGTAATTTTGCCAGCGCCTCACTGCTCAG CTCTTTCAATGATCCATTTGGTACCATGTGAATTGATGTTGGTCGAGCGATATTTAGATGAAAGGAACAGCCAGCTTGTTCTCCCAGAAAAG GTGATAAACGACGTTGAACAGAAATTATCAGAATTAGATGTATCAGAACTTAAGCTAGAAGATCACTCGACAAATCTGGTTTCTTCTCTGGTTCATCATTTCACAAAGCCATCAAGG GGTGGTACAGCTCGCATTCCACCAACAAACATCTCGACTGTCAACCGTGCCGCTGGAAGGGGATGCTTACAAGCTCGAGGGCAGCAGCGTGGTGGTAGAGTCACACCTACCCGCCAGATACACCCAGCTTTTGCGACCCCTAATGCAGCAGCCGCCAAGAATGCAGGATGTTACAAGGACAGAGGGAATTTGGGCCAACGGGCACTTCAGGCATTTAATATGAACAGAGGGGGTCCTGGATTTTAA